Proteins co-encoded in one Pelodiscus sinensis isolate JC-2024 chromosome 7, ASM4963464v1, whole genome shotgun sequence genomic window:
- the ASNSD1 gene encoding asparagine synthetase domain-containing protein 1 — MCGICCVASLSVQHTIGRVFKEDLLCNLRRRGPDCSQQQIKTISDLSYQCLFSGHVLHLRGLMTPQPLTDINNNVFLWNGEVFNGIHVGLVENDTQVMFHHLSSCSNESDILSLFSLVRGPWSFIYYQASKHYLWFGRDYFGRRSLLWQFNNDLDRALCLSSVSALSESDNQWQEVPASGIYRVDLKACAISQSLVLTLYPWKYHTKENAIEETFLSGRDQISKELPSYVSLTMNDSKLSLITPVVPLNRTVPETSVDTHCPNITNSTVTVEDLHGFLAEEHKKKLVHQLIDVLSEAVKRRVLYLFRDADQHTGEILSKPTKKAHIAVLFSGGIDSMLIAALADRHIPLEEPIDLLNVAFMIKEQTKQSNQKKTLELHSCQECFKKLDTTPVDNLTCFNVPDRITGRAGLKELETINPSRTWNFVEINVTLEELKRMRQQHISYLVYPLDTVLDDSIGCAVWFASRGEGFITTQGDLKPYKSSAKIVLTGIGADEQLAGYSRHRVCFKKYGLEGLNKELGMELGRISSRNLGRDDRIIGDHGKEARFPFLDEDVVSFLNSLPVSEKADLTLPRGIGEKLLLRLAAKEVGLKASTVLPKRAMQFGSRIAKMEKSNEKASDKCSRLQSV, encoded by the exons ATGTGTGGTATTTGTTGTGTTGCCAGCTTGTCTGTTCAGCACACTATTGGTAGAGTCTTCAAAGAAGATCTGTTATGCAACCTTAGAAGAAGAGGACCTGATTGCAGCCAGCAGCAGATAAAGACTATATCTGACCTTTCCTACCAGTGTTTGTTTTCTGGCCATGTACTTCACTTGAGAGGACTGATGactccccagcctctgacagacatcAATAACAATGTGTTCCTTTGGAATGGAGAAGTCTTCAATGGAATTCATGTAGGGCTAGTAGAGAATGACACTCAAGTTATGTTTCATCATCTTTCATCATGCAGTAATGAATCTGACATTTTGTCACTCTTCTCATTGGTTCGGGGTCCATGGTCTTTTATATATTATCAGGCATCTAAACACTACTTGTGGTTTGGTAGGGATTATTTTGGTCGTCGTAGTTTATTGTGGCAGTTTAATAATGACCTTGACAGGGCTCTCTGTCTATCATCTGTAAGTGCTCTTTCTGAATCTGATAACCAATGGCAGGAAGTCCCAGCATCTGGAATTTACAGAGTTGATCTCAAGGCCTGTGCTATATCTCAGTCTTTGGTTTTAACATTATATCCGTGGAAATACCACACCAAAGAAAATGCAATAGAAGAAACATTCCTCAGTGGGCGTGATCAGATTTCAAAAGAATTACCTTCCTATGTGTCTCTTACAATGAATGATTCAAAACTTTCTCTAATAACGCCAGTCGTTCCTTTAAATAGGACAGTTCCCGAAACTTCAGTTGACACTCATTGTCCTAATATTACCAACAGTACAGTTACTGTAGAAGATCTTCATGgatttcttgcagaagagcacaAGAAGAAATTGGTCCATCAGCTTATTGATGTTTTAAGTGAAGCAGTAAAGAGACGTGTTTTATATTTGTTCAGAGATGCAGATCAACACACAGGAGAAATTCTGAGTAAACCTACCAAGAAAGCGCATATTGCAGTACTCTTTTCTGGTGGCATTGATTCTATGCTTATTGCAGCGCTTGCTGATCGACATATTCCTTTGGAGGAACCAATTGATCTTCTCAATGTAGCCTTCATGATTAAAGAACAGACTAAacaaagcaatcagaaaaaaacccttgaaTTGCATTCTTGTCAGGAATGCTTTAAAAAACTTGATACTACACCTGTTGATAACTTGACTTGCTTTAATGTGCCTGATAGAATCACTGGCAGGGCAGGACTGAAAGAACTAGAGACTATTAATCCTTCAAGAACTTGGAATTTTGTGGAAATTAATGTTACACTTGAGGAACTGAAAAGGATGAGACAACAACATATAAGCTACTTAGTTTATCCATTGGATACTGTTCTGGATGACAGCATTGGTTGTGCGGTTTGGTTCGCTTCCAGAGGAGAGGGTTTTATTACTACCCAGGGAGATCTAAAACCATATAAAAGTTCTGCAAAG ATTGTGCTTACAGGAATTGGAGCAGATGAGCAGCTTGCAGGCTATTCACGACATCgtgtttgctttaaaaaatatgGTTTAGAGGGCTTGAATAAGGAACTAGGAATGGAACTTGGTCGCATTTCTTCTAGAAATCTTGGCCGAGATGACAGAATTATTGGAGATCATGGAAAAGAAGCAAG ATTTCCTTTCCTTGATGAAGATGTTGTTTCATTTCTTAACTCTCTGCCTGTTTCGGAAAAAGCAGACTTAACTCTACCTCGAGGGATTGGTGAGAAACTACTTTTGCGCCTTGCAGCTAAGGAGGTTGGCCTCAAAGCCTCTACTGTTCTGCCAAAGAGGGCTATGCAGTTTGGATCCCGGATTGCAAAAATGGAAAAGAGTAATGAAAAGGCATCTGATAAATGTAGCAGACTTCAGTCAGTTTGA